Proteins encoded within one genomic window of Bacillus sp. 1NLA3E:
- a CDS encoding YhcN/YlaJ family sporulation lipoprotein — protein MRVIGIVLIFIILLGGCGTQNKTMDNGKQNLIHVKNSTIQQVDRNTGQEISRHLVELATGIPNVRDATAVVLGNYAIVGIDVDSDIDRSKVGSIKYSVAEVLKNDPQGARAVVIADPDLTARLKEISQDIKNGNPISGIMNELSDISGRLIPEVPADMINPKAKNSTENPKKQLNNSEKQQLEKEQQDQSKHQKD, from the coding sequence ATGAGAGTTATTGGAATAGTATTGATTTTCATTATTCTGTTGGGTGGATGTGGTACGCAAAATAAGACAATGGATAATGGTAAGCAAAATTTAATTCATGTTAAAAATAGTACGATTCAACAGGTTGACAGAAATACTGGTCAAGAGATCTCGAGACATTTGGTTGAATTAGCGACAGGAATCCCTAATGTTCGTGACGCAACAGCTGTAGTGTTAGGTAACTATGCTATAGTTGGAATTGATGTTGATTCGGATATTGACCGTTCAAAAGTGGGGTCTATAAAATATTCAGTTGCCGAAGTCTTAAAAAATGATCCTCAAGGAGCTAGAGCAGTGGTCATTGCTGATCCTGATCTTACCGCACGCCTTAAAGAAATTTCTCAGGACATCAAAAATGGAAATCCAATATCCGGGATCATGAATGAACTATCAGATATTTCTGGACGACTAATCCCTGAAGTTCCTGCTGATATGATTAATCCTAAAGCTAAAAACTCTACTGAAAATCCAAAAAAACAACTAAATAATTCAGAAAAGCAGCAGCTTGAAAAAGAACAACAAGACCAATCAAAACATCAAAAGGATTAA